In Pangasianodon hypophthalmus isolate fPanHyp1 chromosome 1, fPanHyp1.pri, whole genome shotgun sequence, the genomic window aaaacaaggagtatatatatatatatatatatatatatatatatatatatatatatatatatacatacacatacacatacatacacccactggccactttattaggaacacctatacgcATACCCGTTCacgcaattatccagtcagcaaatcatgcggcagcagcacagtgcaatgcataaaatcaagcagattCTGggaaagagcttcagttaatgttgacaTCAAAAATCACaatgaggaaaaaaagtgacttggcattgttgttgttgttgccggAATGGGTGGGTTGTGTATTTTGCAAACCGCTGACCTCCTGATATTTTCGTGCAAACCGACTCTcgagagtttacacagaatggtgagacgaaataaaaaaacatccgcagttctgcaggtggaaacccCCAGCGTTGCGAGACAATAGAGGACAACGACCAGATTGGCTCGAGTTGACacgaaggctacggtaactcaaataaccactcattACAACtgaggtgagcagaaaaacatctcagaatgcccAACACATcaaacagatgggctacaacagcagagcgTTCTCAAGAGCAGAACCCTGATGCTATGAATAAAGACCAGTGCACAAGATCTTACTTGTGAACATACAACCCAGTGGCATCTTCATCTGAAATGCACTGCAGTCGCAATCTGATGTACATTTTAAGTAACCGGTCAACTGGATTGCGATTCCAAATGAGTGAGCCAATACAAaacttcctgtttatttttgtttgttttttttttcatattgccTCACTATCAGTTTAAGGTTTGTTGTCAAAGCCTTTAAACAAGAATATCAGAAAATTCTACTGACCTTCTGTGCATTTGcattcacattttatatttgtgcGTTTGAAATTGTACATCCAAAGTGATTACAAAGCATGCAGGCCAAGCAAAGAGCCAGACAATGACGATGACAAATTATGACCAGAAACAAGTGAGTGCAAGAACAAAGAGAACCACTAAACATAACGACGGGCGTAAATGCTAGTACTttgttattgaatattttttttgctataatggcacttcctgaagtgttttgttcctcttataccacagcaatttgccaacacaaaaataatctattaaaaaacaaaacaattttaatgttgtggtaaGTTTGCAAGACAAGTTAATTCCTCTTATCACTTGCACCATTAAAAAAGCAGTcaactctttttctttctcaaagctaataagacaaaaaaaagctgctAGTCATGATACCGAGGAATCAGAAAGTGCAAAgacctccgtcctgaagaccctgccatgtcagaaaacttaaagttccagcttgaCTTCTGactgctggcactggagactccttccataaaaagttaaataataataataataataataatacattttatttataaagcactttacattttaaagaaaatctcaaagtgctacaaaaaacagcaattaaaaccagctgccaactgagattagcacagaaatttaaactatattaaataaacatctcctcacaaaaacaaaacaaaacaaaaaactatatcaacaaatcttaaaaaaaatatatatgtggaATGTcaattactatagaaatgataacacagAACTACTGtctggaaattaatcaacaccttctgaccaatcagagtttaGAACATTTTAGAACATTCTAGTTTAGTTATttctaatgtttaaaaattgtgGCCTGTTATTTGTAATCCGCTAATGATTCTAAatctccatacacacacacacacacacatttccctgtCATTCATCAACTATAGTTTTTTCCTCTATTTAAGCAGCCTAGTTTGAGATTCTTTTGTCTCTATTATTTGAGACATTACATGTCAGCCATTAAATTGTATTTACAAAGATCCTGACCTTGCGACCTAACAAACCCCTCCTCTGTGCCAcctcaaaaagaaaaacaacttgaGAAAGCTGTTTGACGCTGTGTATTTCCGTGCACTCAGGGTGTGTTTGATgccacagcattttttttttcacaaatccATGACGAGAAAGCTAATGTGAAAGTCAGCTGTCTAATATAAACCCATGGGGTTATTGTGAGAGTACCAAAATCATCACACCTACCCcacgtggacacacacactctttctcacaATACTTTGGCACTGCTGATTCCCATACACAGAGGTAAGACAAACCAGTCTGCATAGCAAaaacagtgtagtatagtatttaagataatctctctgtctatgtctctttatctatctctacaagtgacatgttttaaaatgcattCAACAGTTTCAATTATATCCTCATGAATGCATTTGTTCTTGGAAAATGTAgaacattatatatttacatagtCTGTAGTCATGAGAGATATTTTCTTGAAGTCCATGTTATTAAGTTATCTTTGATTTTGTCTGCTCTCTACTGCAGTGCTTTGTTTAGATGTTAcatatttcaatttaaaattaaaagttgGCATTTTTGAATTAGCAAATTCCAATGCATTTCCTTTTACATGTTAAtgccatttttgtgttttaaaaaataaattaataaataaaaatccatccagcatttaaataaaaaaaaaagataaatgcaCGAGCACTTAAATTTCAAGCAAAAATTTGTCTTGCCTTTGTTTCACTTTGTTAAAGGGTTATGTTGTTGGATTTGATCaggaatttaattaaattgattcttttcctataacattgCATTCTGAAGTGTTATATTCCTCtaaaaccacagcaatttgctgatgctaattatttttttttattgatttaagaatatcatgttgtactttttatccatttatacttatggaatgtctgtgaaacaagttagttcctgttatcacttatgaaaaatgaaaaatacactcAACAGCTGCAGAAACTGAAGTACAGGTTGTTTAATTAAtgtctaatttatttttatatgttgacctaatgaacaaaataaataacagcttGTCCTCATGATACTTCTTGCTCTTGCACTTGCTAATTTTTGCTCTAGAAAACCaaattaagtaagtaagtaagtagggagcaagtaagtaaataagtaagtaagtaggaagtaagtaaataaataaatagggagtaaataaataaataaataaataagaacataAGTAAGTAGAGAGTAAGTAATTATGTAGGgagtaattaagtaaataagtagagagtgagtaagtaagtaaatacatAGGGAGTAACTAAATAAGCaaatatgtaagtaagtaagtaagtagggagtaagtaagtaagtgagtaagtaagtaaataagtaaataaacacttgttaaaataaaataaattaaaaatacttgAATTAGTTCATTACAATTTAaaggcttttttattttctatttgaaTTAATGTCAAGTGTTTACATTGgaaatattttcaataaaaaCTTGTGCATTTGAATTACCACACTATTAAAAGGACACTCGTGGAAACTGGCCTAGTcatgcaaaataatataatacaccATTATCATTTCAAAATTCTggattttgacattttcagcaAATTTAATACCACCGATGGAAAAACGACCACAGACCAGGCTGTAAAATAGAAAAGTGAATACAGCCAAAAGCCTTTAAAGCACAAAAGAAagcgtttattttattttattttattttatttatgtatgaaCGGACAATTTATAACCAGTTTTGGaggctaataaataataataataggctaATTTGAAATGTGAAGACAATTAAAATGGAGATCTTTAAGAATTCATTTTatcttattgttttattgtcttttttccatttatatttcTGAACAAATTTAGAAAGGAATATATTTAGACGTTAAACAGGCCTGGATtagattataaaataatacttataaaaaacatctgttatgcccaaaagaaaaaaaaccactcgAAAATATTtgcagtatattttaaaatggtatTAAAGTGTATTAATAGTACCACTCAATTATTTGTGCACAGTAATTTTTATTTGACTTAATAATATATTCTGTTATTGGTCAGATCTAGGCTATTGGATATatattagaataaaataaatttaatatttagtcattaaaactttaaaacttaCCAAACTGATGTAGGTTATAGACATAGTATTTTGGTAAatttacagatcattttaaatTCCTTCATCACACCAGATCTCTTTATATTTGTCAAATTAAAAACACGTACCTGTCAAGTGTGCTGGCCTTCCAACCGGGTGGGGCACGCACACTGGTCCATAGCTACTATAGCCTATATAATGAATCCTTTTCAGTGACTATTCTTCATGATCAGAGCATCACTGCCGTTTATTTCTGAGCAAATGAAACagtttttgagtttttaaaCCTCTCTTAAAGAGACTCTGGCACGCAATATGACTGAAAACGCGAAAGAGTAATCATCTCGAGAGGTGTTTTCACATCGGCGGCTGCACGCGATGCTTTGCCTTATGAGTCCAATATCCAAGCCCACGCTCAACTCAGCTAGGATTTCGTGCAACTGCAAACCACGAGAAACACCTGAAAAATATGGTGACTGTTTGTTTTGACGGTTACCATGGCTTTGTTATGTTTTTCTCTTATATTATTAGACCAAATTAGAGATCACTGGGTTAAAAAGCAGACAAAACTGTGACATTCGGCTGTTTTTGAAGGGACATGTGCACACACCTGTGCattcatctgaaaataaatggtCCTGGGGTTGAGggatattcattttttttttttatagtattttaaatCTGGATCAAAAATGGTCCAATGCAACTAGTTCTTGTCCCGCATTTCAGCagtacactctcatacacaaaGCACTTTTCTGTATCATTGTCGGTGGTATCATCATAGATACATCCTTTTGTACTTTTAGTATGCATCTGTTACCTGGGAAGGTACATGTGATTTagttttaattagcatttagAGTAAAGCTTCCTTAAGGAccaataaatattttcaaacattaaaGATACATATTCTCGGATGAGTGGAATCTTCAGCCATTTTTCAAAGGCTGTCAAGAAATCTGTAGAATCAATAAAGGTTGGTTCCATCATCatcagatgaagaaaaaaaaaatgtatgcgCTTATTCTGTTGTTacactatggccaaaagtttgcagacatctgaccatcacacctgtattTAGACCTTccccaaagttggaagcacacagttgtgtagaatgtctttgtgtgctgtaccattacaatttcccttcactggaactaaaaggcccaaacctgctccagcatgtcaatgttcctgtgcacaaaacaagcTTCATGAAGACAGGGTTTGCCAAGGTCGAAGTGAaagaatgctgactgcaccacAGGCTTCCTcacccgacctcactaatgctcttgtggctgaatgggcaaatccccacagccacgctccaaaatctagtggaaagcctttccagaagcatggaggttattataacagcaaagggggactaaatctggaatgagatgttcaaaaaccacacatgggtgtgatggtcaggtgtccataaacttttggccatatagtgtatatttatgtgtatatttatatttatatgcgTTCGATTTGCCACTATTATCCAGCTCCAGAGAGCTGtcttataaaattaaaaacgaaaaataaaaagccaatAAATTAACATTTGTGCTAGAAAAGGGTGAAATGTTATAGGACAAATTGAAATGTCCATAATTCTACAAAGCATTTTGtagaaattcattttaaaacttttaattctttttaaaactcatgttttaaaattcattttgttaaataaaaggaaatgtaGACAGTTTTCTTTCCTATCTAACtatcattttttctttatcagGTATCAAACGGATACCTAATAATTTCTCGCCTGTTTCGCAACACCACGAGCAAAACCTCAGCTCTGGTTTTTGTTCACAAGCTAGTTGGGGTAAATCCCTGTCCACTTAAGGTTGTCTGTCTAGTCAATGATAGTAACATTATGGACTTTTTAAACAGATTCATGAAACTCTTCGTGATATATACATGACTCATTATCACAGACATCAGTATCTGACCTTTTTTTGGAGAACTTTCTTCTCAGCTTttgtttatagaaataaatttttatttcattatcaGTTCAAGCACCTCTTTGCATTTCAAATGACTATGCCTGAGGTGAAAGTTTAGGCTGAAGGGAATTTTTTGGTATTGCAAATGCAAAGGAGTGACAATAAAGAGTCTGTCACTATAACATAAGGCCATTCAGTAATTctcagtttggaaaaaaaaagaccacatgAAAACCACACCACCTTCCCAGCTAAAGTCCTTATCCCTTAGTTAATAGTGATGAAGTTTTTGCTCAAACTGCACTAAGATTGCCTTTGCTCCAGAAGCCTCCACAGATCTTAGTCTGGTTTTACAAGACAGTGGTACATAGATTTTTCCTCTGCTGCACCCCCCTGATAAACTTATCACTCCTTGCACTATTAACATTGTTGGCCTCACTGTTGGTCTCACTCTAAATCCTCAGATTTGCACACTTCTAAGGTACTTACTTATTTCCTAGATATTCCAGCAGAATGTAATTCTGCACCACTTTTCCCTCCAAATTACATACAAATGTTGAACTGCCCAGCCTTACTCCTAGAATTGGCTGTTCACTTTGATGTCGCTGGCTTTTATAAGTTCGTGACCCATGCTACTGGAACGTTTCCACATGTCGAGGATACTTGGATTTGGTTTTGGTATTGCTGAATCTTGTTCTTGCTGTCCTGACTACcattttccatctggcaatggACTACTCAAATTCCTGTCTACCCTGGTCACCAAAGCTACTGACCTCAGGGTCCACCCTGATCACTGCTTAATTAGATATATTTTGTTCAGAGTATGTTACGTTTACCTCAATTGGCTGACACCTTTATCCAAAGTTACATACAATCGACACAGCAGACAACTGAGCAGTTGGGaattaagggccttgctcaaggacccaaccatggaagcttggcagtgctgggatttgaaatgACAACCTTCCTTTCAGTAACCCATTGACTTAACCACTGATCTTTGCTTGCAAGTGTAGCCAGAAGATTTTTGACACCCCATCTGCTAGATCTTACTAAACATTCATGGTTTAATCAATGTCAATTTTTGTGCACCTTCTTGATGACTTCCTCAACACTGGATAACCTAATTATCCCCCAGACATAGCCTTTCTCTGTGGATTTCAGCCTTCTGTCATTCTGGCATTCTGCTGAAAAGAGGGCTCCTACACCTCTTTGGAATTTCTCACCATCTCTCTAGAGACTCTCCTTCTAGGACATCCCTTCCTCAAGCCAAGCTTGCCCACTGTGCTCTTGTGTCCTCAAGCTTGTTTGGCCTCCTTTGATGCTATTTTTCTCCTGGGCCATCTCAACTGTGCAATCTGCATAATTCCACAAGGTTGTTCATCATTTCCCACCTTCTCACCGTTGTTGCATAGCTGCCTGGACAACACTTTCCTCATAGAAACTCCATTTTGGCTTCTTGTCCTTCGGAATTGGAATGCCACCTCCTTCTTCTACCTGGATGTGCTGACCTTGCCTAAAGACTTGCAACTCTTTTCAGATGCTACTCTGTACATTGGTTTTATTTCTACAGCAGTTGTTGGTTTGCTTCCTGCTGAATTAAATCCCTTGCATCTTGAATTTTGTGGGAGCTGCTACATCATTATTGCTGCCCTTGTAGGCATGACAGACTGAGTAGACATCTTTACCATTCTAGATTCTTTTAGTGTCAGTTGAACCTGTATAGAAATTACAATTATAAAACTGTGAAACAAACAGGTAGAATAATgattaaattgaataaaaatgtgcaaggtaaaaataataaaaataaatgcaaaataaattttcAATAAGCACCATAAGGTTACCTGCCAAAGTGGCTATCAGTGTGTTTTTCAATGCATTATGAGTTATTGATACTGCTGCTTTCCTTCAACAAGAAAAATTGGACTTGTGGAATCTTGTTTGattaattaacaatttattttaacaatCTACCTTGTCATTTAAATGCTAATTCAAAACCCATCTCTTTGTTTAAACTTAGTGTTCAGCTGAATTGTGTACCAACCATTTTGTTTGTGTACACACTTTTCTGATATCTATCTTGTTTTGTTCATTGAGTTCATCTGATACTTTGAATTCTGCCCATGACCTGGATTTATCTGCTTTGTTCAACAAAACCCTGCACTTGCATTAAAACGCTGTCTGTGTCTGACACCTTGAGCTTGGGAATGGCACTATATAAATTTAAACTGATGAttatgattttgatgatgataattaattaattacattagtttaaacataaaacaataaatggTAGTGGTTTTactacaaaactacaaaaaaaatttgtgtATATGAATTTACCCTGGATTGCAGCAGTAACACAATAATAAAGATTTATGCTTCATTAAATGATGTATACAAATGATACAActatgtatctctctctctttctgtttctctgtctctctctctctctctctctctctctctctctctctctctctctctctctgtttaagAGCAATGTATGGAAACAGCAACTATGAGACCTCCACCTTTGGAAACGTCACCCCGGACTATATCTATGATTATGGAAACTGCACAGGTGACTTCAGGCCTGACAAAATAATATCTGCTAATGTCATTTGTGGCCAACAGGGTGCAGCGGTTTACCATCCAACCCTCCCTCAATCAGCACGTTTTCATACTATTTGTTGCATACATGTTAAATTTTGGTAGTGCTATGAATTacgtctgggttttttttttgtgtgtatagtgCTGAACTGTGAAGAAATTAGGACTTTGCCACTGATTCCATATAGTCCATCTACATTTAGTATTCTGTAGTAGTACTTGACATTGGTTTACTTTGATATGCCTATATTAAGCAAAGCATTGCAAAGTTAGTCTTTTTCTACATCAGAATAGTTAAAGAGGATTTTAGAgatgatttgatttgaattagAGATTATTATTTTGGTAATCAAACTCTCTCTTTATCACTGCAATACAGGCAACTACTGCGATCTTAATGTAATTGAGATTTGTGAGCCAGATAACAGGCAAGAGTTGACCATCATGGCTGTTCAGGTCACGGTCTTCCTCATCGCCTTCTTCCTTGGTGTAATTGGGAATAGTTTGGTGATTGCCACGTTCACCAAGTATCGGCGCCTCCGTCTGCGCTGCATGACTGATGTCTTCCTCTTCTATCTTGCGATTTctgacctgctgctgctgctgacttTGCCACTGGAGACCAGCGAAATCATCATCGGCTCCTGGAAAGTTGGAAACGAGCTGTGCAAGCTAAACCATGGCCTCTGTGCCATCAACACTTACGGTGGCTTGTTGTTGCTAGCGTGCATCAGCATAGATCGCTACCTGCTTGTAGTACGAGCCAGGACTGCTCAGGCGCTACGTCCAAGTATGCTATGCTACAGTAAGTTGTCTGCGATTGCCGTGGCAGTGACCTCCATCGTCCTCAGCCTGCCAGAACTAATATCCACCTCTGTGCATCAAAGTTCGTTGAGGTGTGAGTACGTAGGAAATGAGGGTGACAATGGGAGGGTAAAGATGTGGGCACGTGTGGCAAAGATTACAGGTTTCTGCGTGCCATGCATTGCCATGCTGGTGTGTTACAGCATCATCAGCTACGTGTTGATGCAAGGCCGGGGAAAATGCTTTCGCAGACAGAAGACACTGCGACTCATAGTAGCGCTGATACTGCTCTTCTTGCTGTTCCAGCTGCCGTACGCCATGGTGCTGTCTCTCCGATTGTTCATGTCCGATTATTCATGTAAACTGTGGAATGACATTCACCTGGCCGAGGATGTCACCCGCAGTCTTGCTTACGTCCGTTGCTGCCTCAACCCCCTGCTCTATGCCCTTGTGGGAGTAAGATTCCGGAATGATGTGATGAGGTTGCTGATTGATTGCAGTTGCATCTGTCCTTATCTCTCACTTGTGACATCAAAACTGGACTATGGAAGCTCAATGACTCCCTCATCCCCTCCTCCTACTAGTACTCTCATGCCCTTCTCTGATGTTTATTCACCTAAAATTTTACCTGACACTGCCAAGATCGAAAATCCTGCAGGTATGCCACAGGTTGTGATCATAGAGTCATATTCCCCCAACATATTTTTCCCTTCTGATTTCCCGAACTCACAAAAACCTGGGGACATTGTTGTTTCAACCTATACCTGCCAGTAAACTCTTCTTTTTGACGATATACAACTTTTTGCATAGggtatgtaaataataaaacatacttGGGGTATGCTCTTTAAGGAAATAATCAGgctggagttactgttactaccctgaagttgattatattccaaCAATagcacatccagaagtgttttataccacagcacatctGTGTTAATGTTCACAGACCAATTAATTCCTATAAAGTGAGCGTTATAACAGCTGTAAGCTATCATTCTCTcatcagcttgtcatgttaccaaaaaagcggaaagtcctctgttctgaggactttcccatggtggaaaacagtCTGTTACATTatgcgctgacactggagactccttgcataaatgttaaatgtcaccttacagaaaacatcatgtATATTATTTGGCTTAAATCCAATCCAATCAAGTCCATgagtaagttgttactatagaaaggataaGCACATTAGTATAAACTTGTGATATGCCTTAGAGCTgctgctgaatgaatgaatcaacattttcacactgatcACAACTGACTCACcaccactgtggtataaaacattttagctgAGTTTCTGAGTTTCTGTTT contains:
- the ccr10 gene encoding C-C chemokine receptor type 10, with translation MYGNSNYETSTFGNVTPDYIYDYGNCTGNYCDLNVIEICEPDNRQELTIMAVQVTVFLIAFFLGVIGNSLVIATFTKYRRLRLRCMTDVFLFYLAISDLLLLLTLPLETSEIIIGSWKVGNELCKLNHGLCAINTYGGLLLLACISIDRYLLVVRARTAQALRPSMLCYSKLSAIAVAVTSIVLSLPELISTSVHQSSLRCEYVGNEGDNGRVKMWARVAKITGFCVPCIAMLVCYSIISYVLMQGRGKCFRRQKTLRLIVALILLFLLFQLPYAMVLSLRLFMSDYSCKLWNDIHLAEDVTRSLAYVRCCLNPLLYALVGVRFRNDVMRLLIDCSCICPYLSLVTSKLDYGSSMTPSSPPPTSTLMPFSDVYSPKILPDTAKIENPAGMPQVVIIESYSPNIFFPSDFPNSQKPGDIVVSTYTCQ